The sequence aaacagaaacagaagacaTGACAAATACTCACCGCATGCCCAGTAAGTCCACAGGTGAAGTTGTTAGGGTAGTTCTCGGAGCCGAAGTGTGGTGAGAGCCAAGTTACTCCATCACTGGTAGATAGTATCGAGCAGTTTGGAGCGGGTTGCAGTGTGGTTGGTGCTTGCGTGGTTGGTGGCAAAGTGGTAGGTGCTTGTGTGGTTGGTGACAGAGTGGTAGATGCTTGTGTGGTTGGTGGCAGAGTGGTAGATGATTGTGTGGTTGGTGGCAGAGtggtaggtgtttgtgtggttggtggaaGTGTAGTAGGTGCTTGTGTGGTTGGTGGCAgagtggttgttgtttgtgtgggtggagTAGTTTGTGTTTGAGTATAACCAGGGCTGCAGTTGGGATCATCAACAAAAGTGACATCTGCAGACCAACCAGTCTCGTAATTGCTTCTCGTATAAAACATCAGGATGAGCTCATTGGTAGTTGCGGTGAAGGAGGTCCCCGGGGCAATACTGGTGCCACAGTAGCTGTTGGCAGACATTCAAGTAATGAAATTCTCGAGCTAATATAAGCATATTGGAATCATATTTTAGTAAATTCCTAATGGTAATGTATACTAATAAACTCAGTTCTGGTCACTTTTACGAGGACGAGGAGTTCTTACTAGTTGCCATCGTAACGGTTGTTTGTCCGAATCTCCAGTTTGTCCCAGCAATCTGAGAGCCTGAAGGCACTGAAAGTTACTCTTGGCAGACTGCACTCTGGTGCCAGTATCCATTTGGCACATGTCAGTCCTACAAGAAATAGTCAGAAAAACGAGAACTAAATACTCGCGTTTCATATACTGTTTGTAGttaaccatatttttttctttctatttttctttctgagCAAGAATTCAAAGTCGCACACTTTTTACTCTTCCACAGAGATCTCAAAATTCATGAAAAGTAAGGTATTTAGTGCACAATTTCCTAATCATATAATTTCTGTGTGTTTTCTGAACATTAAAAAGTGCAGcagaaccttttttttatatagttgttTTGGAATAAAGGTTTAAATAAGCAATAtttctgttttcaaaaaaaaaaatgcatcgaaTCAGATGGCCTTGTTGTGGCCTACATAATgagctataatatatttctttggacagaaaaaaatgtagacaGGAAATTGTGGACGGTAGCAACTGTTTGGATAAATAAGTGATCAAAGTTTTATTGCACTTGCATATGAAAAACAAAGAGTAAGAACATTACACTTGATGTCATAATCACAGTATTCAGTGCATTCTCATGAAGCAAAATCTTTCAACAAGTTTCGATTTTGAaacagaaaagtgaaaaaaatgatgtATGTGAAAAAGCATGGTATTTTCTGGACCATTTGCTGATAACATTTTGGGAGATCGAACTATTCTGCATTTTTTCACATGTAATTACAGGCGATTTTAACTGTTTTGCCAAAATACTTGCTAATCGCCTCGTCAGTGGCGGAAATATAAAGAATTTTAACGAAGGTGCAGGATCTgattttgttcttatcattatgttCGCTTCTTTTTCTCTACGGTTCAGAAGGAAGAATTTATGATACTGATGTTTCACGAGtgagtttattttgttttctccacACTCTTAGGGAATACGGGACTACAGTGTTCTACGGAAGAATCCAACTGCAACTCTAGAATTAGAGAGGTAATGCATGTGGTCATATTTACCAGGCAATCAACAGGAGTTCTAGCAACGCAGCAAAAAACACCAATACGTGCAGTGTGATGAGGTAAGACAGAAACCCGCCCACATACCCCCGACAGTCACGTATACCGCATGCCGTGCAGCGAATGCGGTAAATTTACTATGCTCACACAGCTTATCTTGGTTTCGGCACCAGGATTAGCTGACATTGAGATAACCATAGAACTCCCAACGTTATGGCAGTGCATGTAGATGATGCTGGACATTTACCGGACGAGAAGAAAGCAAAACCCATGGAGGATGGAATAagcaacaaaaaagaacaaaaaaataatggaagctaCATACGTCGCGACGGAGGATAATGTACTCTTATAAGACAAGTCACGGATATTAAGTGGAtcttcagctcatgtctgatgtgtatatgtgtgtgtgtgtgtgtgtgtgtgcattatatataatatatatatatatatatatattatatatatatatatattatatatatatatatatgtttgtgtgtgtgtgtgtgtgtgtgtgtgtgtgtgtgtgtatgtgtgtgtgtgtgtgtgtgtgtgtgtgtgtgtgtgtgtgtgtgtgtgtgtgtgtgtgtgtgtgtgtgtgtgtgtgtgtgtgagagagagagagcaaccgcGCTGTcgcatgtatttctgatgataGATAAACCGGCCAAACACATCTCTTGCTCTgagatattaattttcatccaTACCCTTTTCTTTATATAAGAAACAACAACTTTTAGAAGGCAGATTTGGTGGGTACTAAATCCTTTAAAATATCGAGGATCGGAGAGCAATATCAGGCGTAGTTCAGATACGACAAATGTGTACAAATACGTAAAATAACCTCTCAGCTGAACATTATTCGCAGAAACAGAATGCAAACTTTTATCGTgattattgtttgtttgatttcttcTCATACTTTATAGCAAGTACAGAATGACAAGTGAATGGCTCCAATATACGTAGACTTATGTAAACTTAATATTTATaagaatttttttacaaaatatataatcaacGAAGTATAAATAGCGATTGTTAGAATGGCTGAAAATAACAACTTGACGTCGATACTGAGTGGGTCCTGGCAACGGTAAGAGAGAATTCTCAAGCGTCAGACATGTCACTAAGTCAAATACCTGAAATTACTGAAATCTTGcagttttagatattttttctgagtttaaaagtaattataaaaataacacacgtTGTCATTTAGGGATTTTCAAAGTCGTACACTATATGGGATATCAGAGTGGAATGACACTTACCGTAAGGGTAGTAGTTCGGGTAGTTGGGCGAGGTGATGGTGCCTGGGCTTGTGATGAGCATGCTGCAGTTACTGCGTTGCGAAGCTAATGGCAAATGCACAgtacatttctattattttaggGTAAATCCCTCAGGGCAATGCAAAGGGACGGACCAAACTAAAAAAGCTAGTGGGAGTTAAATAGTACCttctcattatatatgtatataatcatacacacatctatatgttttGAAAACAATTGAAATCAGTAGCTGCACCTTAACCCCCATGCCaagaaaggtaattttttttcgtGGTACTAGCTATTGTAAAGGGATTTCATTCTCGCTTTTGATGGCTTAGTTTTGCTGTAAGTCCGCGTCATTTTTTTCAaacttcttatacttttttagttttgtttgcggccatattaatatgtatttcagtacatgtatacattcatacaacacattaatgtgtgtgtgtatgctgaagAATATATGCTCATGTTCTTACCAAAGTAATCTTGTTCAACTGTATCGCAGGAGGACCCGGATGTTCCCTGAGGACACACGCATGTGCAATTTGCTCCTGTGTAACCACCGTTCTGGCAAGGGTCGCTGATCACCCCACACGCTTGCAACCACTTGTCTGCACAGAAAATGAGCGTGACTTTTGATTACTTCACCAACATTTCCATACCTTTAAATCAAGATCAAGATCAAGAATATGGTTTAAGCGAGACAAAACTGATACCGTAGAGTGATTCGAATGAGAACTAACCGATACAGCGGTACATGAGGTTGGCGAGGTGCATGTCCCTGTGCGAGAGGCCGCTGCGCCGTCCGATCAGTTCTTGGTTGCGCGGGTCTACCGTAGCTATGGTCAGGTGGCCGTTCTTCGAGAAGCCCTGGGAGCAAATGGCTCTTGGGTGGAAGTAGGTGGTGtgattcaacttttttttaaagaaagcaaGTTCTAGCGTTCTCAATGAAGGTAGAAAATCAGGGAATTAAATACTTACAAATCCGCCATAATGCATAACGCTTGAGTAATCGTATGGAATTCCTTTGCTGTCAACATGGTAAGGCGTTTTCCGATCAAAGTTACTGCCCTTCCCATATATAATGTTCTCCTCGTTGACGTGAATGCTGTCGTTGCGGTCGGGGCGGGATTGCTCGTGGTAGAAGCCGATGGCATGGCCGATTTCGTGGACGACTATGCCGAGCTacggaaagggtggagggggtaCTGAACCACTTGCGTACGAGTGTCATTACGGGAGGattattagtttgtttgttttttttcgtttttttttcttgaaccaAAGAACACTGATACACTTGAAATGCATGTAAACTCACGGAAGTGCACCCGCTGTCGATAGAAATGTCTTCACCGGTAGTATATTGTGAGATATACCCAACATATGACCAACAACCACCTTTCTTCTGGAACTTGAGATGAGGTTGGTTGATATTGGTGATCAGCTCGAATCTGATGCAGGTGTGCTGCTCCCAGTGCGCGATGCCGGCCCTCACTGCCGCCTGATTCACCGCATCTGGAATGGGAAATTTTCTTACCtgacacttctctctctctctctctctctctctctctctctctctctctctctctctctctctctctctctctctctctctctctctctctctctctctctctctctctctctctctctctctctctctctctctctctctctctctctcttcctcgctagACCACTGACCGTCTGCGAAGCGGTAAGGCACGCGCGGGAAGCCGTCTCCGCCCTCAGGCCAGCGGGAGAACTCGTAGGCAAGGCCCTTCCTCAGCGCTAGGTCCCTCCACTGTGCCTCCGTCAGCAGCATGTCCTTGTCGAAGAGCTCGCCTGCTTCGACGCGGTCCGGGTTGGTCTCCTCGAACGGCTTCGGCTGTGGACAGAGACAAGAATGTTGCATTGGTTGTGAACATCTCGAGTTTTGCGCATCTGAGGAGACCCTTGGCAACGCGACGCATTTTTACAACTTTATAAATTTAACTCGGTGTATAGATGTTTTGCTTACTCACTTACCAAAATGATAAAGCCTTCGTTAGGTAGGCTTGCACGGCTGTTCACATCctgtgaaagagaaaaatatttaaaaattcacatctgacatacatatacatatataaaggcacaaatagacacacatacacacgcatgcagacacacacacatacacatatatgcatatatatatatatatatatatatatatatatatatatatatatatatatatatatatatatatacatatatacatatatatatatatatatatatatatatatatatatatgtgtgtgtgtgtgtgtgtgtgtgtgtgtgtgtgtgtgtgtgcatgtgcgtgtgtgtgttttgtatacgtaaatgtatgtgtgtgtgtgtgtgttatatatataatatatatatatatatatatatatatatatatatatacatatatatattatatatatatatatatatatatatatatatatatatatatacatatatatgtgtgtgtgtgtgtggtagaaaaacacATAATGCGAAtacctagatttattgaaaatgagatattaagatggaatccaggaggatttcgaaactgtggtctcattttcaataaatcaagttttttgcatcgtgggtttttctaccatagtatctacacggaagactgttttattattcacatatatgtatgtatatatatatatatatatatatatatatatatatatatatatatatatatatatatatatatatatatatatatatattatatatatatatatatatatatatatatatatatatatatatatatgcatacgggGGCGAAGCGAAAGGGTCCTTAAAGgcaggtgagagaaaaaaaatttacttaaataaatatacagataatatgaagtatatacattatttcaCATTACTTTATAAAAGActtaccgcacacacacacacacacacatatgtatatgtattatatgtgtgtgtatccgtgtacgtgtatttatatacacatgtatgtatacacgtttaGCGTAGGTGTCTCTGACGAAAAAACAGACATCCAGATGATAGTTTTACTTACGTTATAGATGTTATAGTCTGGAGTCGTGGCTTCAGTAAAACTCTGgaagcaaaatggaaaaaaaaggaaaaataagaatctatatgatatttaaaaatatttaccattTCACTTTGGATATACTGAAgcacaaaagacaaaaattacCGATCGAAACAACAGTCCCCGGCACCTCCAGTTTTCCCCTCCACAGTGCCAGTGTGTGAGCCGCGATTTACGATTCTTGTATCCGAAATCCATGCCCCTTAGATGTATGTGTCATGTATTTCGACTACAAGTAGAACTGGTGACTCACCCGCTGGTAACGCTAAGGATGAAGGTGGAAGAGTatggaagtttttttgttttatgtacttACACGGACGCGACGAAAAGACGGTTCAGTGGAAGCCTGTCGCCTCTcctgaggaggaagggaggaggtaatgCAATATTTGCCACATTTACTTTTGATGATAAAATGTTTCACGTCTGCACCGAAGGAAGCTCCtcgcgtgtacatacacacatacacacacacatatatatgtgtatgtatatatgtatgtatcatcatcataagggggcaTACGCACGGCTGCGCTTTGCCGCGCCCAGCCTTTGGTTCCATCTCCTGGGGTCCCTCGATcaagcctccatgcagcattccttcccacatCCAGCACATCTTGGCAAATCTGGTCGACTTGCTTCGGCCAAGAGTTCCGTggccttctccttcgtcttctccaaCCTGGGTCAACCCCTCGGAGATGATcctataagtcggatcatcctcaggaaaacgagccGCATGCCCATAGATCTGAAGTTggcgctctcgtatcagactggtaatagTTACTGAATCAGCCTCacggagtatcctctgattggacacatggtcccttcAGGCATACCCCATAATTCTGGGAAGACAGttagtaccaaaggagtcaagtcgTGCCTTCAGAACACTGTGCAGTGTCCGATCTCACACCCGTAGAGTAAGACCGGGATCACCAGCGCTCTtaagagcctgatcttagtcctcctagCCGAAGGTCAGACCGAGTCGTCGAGGGACTTCCCGGTCAGAACCCCCATCTCTCTGCACTACACTACTAAGATAAGTGAAGCTATCTAAGATCTCAGtgttctcaccacagacatgcacagactAAACATCGACATCCAACAAGTCCTCAAATTCCTGAACGTTTGTCTTGGTCCACTTAACCAAGAGTCCCAGCGGCTTCAGCTCCTCATGCAGCGCCTCGAGAGCTATTACCAGGACCTCCAATGTCTCCGCTAGGATCCCTGCATCATCGGC comes from Penaeus monodon isolate SGIC_2016 chromosome 5, NSTDA_Pmon_1, whole genome shotgun sequence and encodes:
- the LOC119573202 gene encoding blastula protease 10-like isoform X1, producing MEFSKAFCLLSLAQSVCGETTVDYNIYNERRQASTEPSFRRVRSFTEATTPDYNIYNDVNSRASLPNEGFIILPKPFEETNPDRVEAGELFDKDMLLTEAQWRDLALRKGLAYEFSRWPEGGDGFPRVPYRFADDAVNQAAVRAGIAHWEQHTCIRFELITNINQPHLKFQKKGGCWSYVGYISQYTTGEDISIDSGCTSLGIVVHEIGHAIGFYHEQSRPDRNDSIHVNEENIIYGKGSNFDRKTPYHVDSKGIPYDYSSVMHYGGFGFSKNGHLTIATVDPRNQELIGRRSGLSHRDMHLANLMYRCIDKWLQACGVISDPCQNGGYTGANCTCVCPQGTSGSSCDTVEQDYFASQRSNCSMLITSPGTITSPNYPNYYPYGLTCAKWILAPECSLPRVTFSAFRLSDCWDKLEIRTNNRYDGNYYCGTSIAPGTSFTATTNELILMFYTRSNYETGWSADVTFVDDPNCSPGYTQTQTTPPTQTTTTLPPTTQAPTTLPPTTQTPTTLPPTTQSSTTLPPTTQASTTLSPTTQAPTTLPPTTQAPTTLQPAPNCSILSTSDGVTWLSPHFGSENYPNNFTCGLTGHADSPYMTGFKINTLQLQRKKHKRCVDFIEIQIPYSRTIKLCGTKKRTVLVPNRNLNISFVTDNSITDVGFNISITWQKSKCHRIIELTDNSAMDVIESPRFPKKYTKHKVCEWWIVAPEGKRIQLEFTRISLRDRNCLNSYIAIDKSGQATYWRENSSLLCAGQRTATVVSSGRVMNVAFAGGRRRSWGFSAQYTVV
- the LOC119573202 gene encoding blastula protease 10-like isoform X2, encoding MEFSKAFCLLSLAQSVCGETTVDYNIYNSFTEATTPDYNIYNDVNSRASLPNEGFIILPKPFEETNPDRVEAGELFDKDMLLTEAQWRDLALRKGLAYEFSRWPEGGDGFPRVPYRFADDAVNQAAVRAGIAHWEQHTCIRFELITNINQPHLKFQKKGGCWSYVGYISQYTTGEDISIDSGCTSLGIVVHEIGHAIGFYHEQSRPDRNDSIHVNEENIIYGKGSNFDRKTPYHVDSKGIPYDYSSVMHYGGFGFSKNGHLTIATVDPRNQELIGRRSGLSHRDMHLANLMYRCIDKWLQACGVISDPCQNGGYTGANCTCVCPQGTSGSSCDTVEQDYFASQRSNCSMLITSPGTITSPNYPNYYPYGLTCAKWILAPECSLPRVTFSAFRLSDCWDKLEIRTNNRYDGNYYCGTSIAPGTSFTATTNELILMFYTRSNYETGWSADVTFVDDPNCSPGYTQTQTTPPTQTTTTLPPTTQAPTTLPPTTQTPTTLPPTTQSSTTLPPTTQASTTLSPTTQAPTTLPPTTQAPTTLQPAPNCSILSTSDGVTWLSPHFGSENYPNNFTCGLTGHADSPYMTGFKINTLQLQRKKHKRCVDFIEIQIPYSRTIKLCGTKKRTVLVPNRNLNISFVTDNSITDVGFNISITWQKSKCHRIIELTDNSAMDVIESPRFPKKYTKHKVCEWWIVAPEGKRIQLEFTRISLRDRNCLNSYIAIDKSGQATYWRENSSLLCAGQRTATVVSSGRVMNVAFAGGRRRSWGFSAQYTVV